The stretch of DNA TGTGGCGCTGGTGCACTCGGCCGATGCGGTGATTTTTCGCATACCGGACGGGTACCCCTGTGCCGGCCAGTTACTGAACATCGGCGCAAACTCCCGTCACATCGTCTACCTCGGTAGATCGGGACACCAAGGGACCAACATCATCATGGGCACGGCCGGGCCCCAGCTCTGCGGAAACTACCTGCAGTTATTCGAGCGAACAACCTGCGACAAGAGCAACGTCGTGCGGATCGAGTAGGTCAGGGGGGCAGCGGCGCTCTACTGCACCAGCCCCTGCGTCAGCCGCATGAACGCCGTCTCCAGGTTGACCTGCTCTTCCTGGAACATGCTGATGCGAAAGCCCTGCGCGATCAGGCGGCTGGGGATGTCGCTCACCGGCAACCCACCGCCGGGCGTGAGCGCCACGTCGAGAATCATCGTCCCGTCCAGTTGGCGCGGCGTCACCTTCTCCACGCCCTTGACCGTCTGGAGATACTCCGCCGCCGCCGGCGCGCGGTCTTCGACCGCCACGTGCACGACGTGGCCCATGCGGGCCTTCTGCATGATCTCGCGCACCGTGCCCTGGTAGATGAGTTCGCCGCGCTCGATGATGCCGACGGTATTACATAACTCAGCCAGTTCGTGCAGGATGTGCGACGAAATAAGAATCGTCTTGCCCATCTTGCGCAGTTCCTTGAGCAGTTCGCGGATCTCGATGCGGGCCCGCGGGTCGAGGCCCGACGCCGGCTCGTCCATCAGCAGCACCTTCGGATCGTGCAGCAGCACGCGCGCGATCGACAGCCGCTGCTGCATGCCGCGCGACAGGCCGTTCACCTCTGCATCGGCCTTATACGCGAGGTCGGTCAGGTCGAGCACGTCGCGCACGACATCCTTGCGGTGCTGGCCGTGAATGTTATATGCCGCCGCGAAGAACTCGAGATACTCCTCGACGACCATGTCGTCGTAGGCGCCCATGAAGTCGGGCACGTAGCCCATCACCGGCCGGATCTCGCGGTTCTGATAGCCGATCACCTTGCCGTCGATGCGCGCCTCGCCCCAGGTGGGCTTGAGCAGCGTGGCGAGGATCTTGATCGTCGTCGTCTTGCCCGCGCCGTTGGGGCCGATGAAGCCGAAGCAGTCGCCCGGCTCGATCACCAGGTTGAGATTGTTCAGCGCGGTCAGTTCGCCGTACTTCTTGGTCAGGTTGACGGTTTCGATCATCGGCATCGAGGCGGGTGCTCCAGGGAAACGCGGGTGCGGCAGACCTCAAGTTACGGCTGCGTCTCGACCGAGCCGGATGGCGCAGGCTCGTGCTCGACCGGCAGCGGATAGATCCAGCGCACCATCGTCAGGCTCTTTTCGTCCGCACGCGTCAGCCGGTTTCCTTCAATACGCAGCGGATACGGAATCGGGCTCCCGTCGAGAAACCCGGTGATAATAATGCACGGCCGCACGAGCCACGCGCTCAGATCAACCTCGCGCGCCAGCGTCCGCAGGAACTGCGGCTGGGCCGACTGCGGCGGATTGGCCCACTCCGGCGGATTCAGGCTGTCAAAGAAAGTCAGCGCCTCGAGCGACTGCGCGATCTCCCTGCCGCTGAAATACGTGCGGTAGTCCATGTGCGGCCGCATCGCGTCCTCGCCGAGAGCCTTGAAGTACCCGCTGTTGGCGTGCGTCACCAGGTCGCGCATCTGCATCTTGCCCTGCGAGACCACCGCAAAGTCCAGCGGCACGTTCGGCCCCCACGTCGGCTGCGACAGCTTCCACGCATAAATCTTCAGCCGCGTCGCGCCGCTCGCCCGCCCGTCGGGCCGGGGGTTGTGCGATGCATATTCATTGGACGCAAAGTACACCGTCACATCCCGCAGCGCGCCGGGCAACTGGTGCGTCACCACACCCTCGGGCGAGCCCGCCGCGTTGATGCGCGGCCGCTCGGCGTCCGACGCGAAATTCGGCATGCGCCACTCATCGGCCACAGGATGCAGCGACGAAACATAGAGCGTCTTGCTCGTGCTCCGCGCCGGCGCGCGAAAATGGCTCTGGTCCGAAGAGTCCACCAGGTACCGCCGCACATCCGGAAAGCCCTGGACCTTCTCATTCGGCGCCGACAGCGACGTCACATAGTTATATTCCCGCTCGCCCGCCGCCTCGTCCGCCGACGGCCGCACATCCACCAGCCGATCGCCGTAGCCGTTCAGCGCCACGGTCACATAGCTCGTCGAGCGCTGCATCCCCGCGTCCGCCACGTGGTCGAGAAACGTCACGTGCACCGGCAATATATCATTGGACCGCAGCGCCGAAGCCCCCATCCAGCTGATGAACGTGAACACCGCCGCGATCCCCAGAAACGCCGGCCAGTTGTACCGCGACCACTGCCGGTACTTCAGCAGCGTAAACGCCAGCGGCCCCGACACGCCCCAATAGACAATAAACAACACCAGCGCCAGCAGCAGCCCCTTGCCCGCCGCCGCCGACAGCCGCGTCATCTGCGGGATCACATCGCTCAGCCGCGCCGCGTTCCGCGCCCGTCCCGCCGTGTTGGGCGTCGTCGACACCACTTTGTTAAATTCAGTCGAGTTCGGCGTGTCCTGCCGCCGCCCAAGGATCGCGTTCCAGAACACCTCCGCCTGCGGCAGGTCCAGCCCCGGCCGGTTCAGCACCAGGTCCGCCACCGGAATCCCCACCAGCGTCACCCGCCCATACCCGATCGCCCGCTGCACCACCACCGCCCGCCGCACGCGCCCGCCGCTCCCATCCGGCAGGTCCACCTCCATCAGCGGGATCGTGCTCCCCGCCGACCACGACGGCCCCACCGGCTCAAACGCATGCACATTGAAAATCGGATACCGCGGCTCGCGATCCTCCGGCTCCACCTTGTCCATCCGCCCAAGGTGCCGCAGCAGCCCGCCGCTGCTTTCGTTGTCGCGCAGTTCAATCCCCTCAAAACGCTGCACCACCACCTCGGGCGCCACCGGGTCCAGCCGCGAACTCTTCCACGAATCGCCCACCTGCGGCAGCACGATCACAAAATGCCCGCCGCGCTCGATCCAATCCTCAATCGCCTGCGCCTGGTCCATGCCCAGCTGCCCCGGCTCGCCCTGCGTCCACACCAGCACATCCAGCAGCGCCAGGCCCATCCAACGGTCCGGCAGGCTCTCCACCGTCAGGTTGCTCAGCACCTCCGTCGCCTCGTGCGCCCAGGGCGGCGTATCGCGGAACTGACCCGCCACCACATAATCCGTCACGTTCGCCGGCCGCGTTCCCACCACGCCGATGAAACTATGATCCTCGCCGCGCGGCTGCGTGTTCGCCGTCGCGCGCGACGCCGCCAGTTGCGCCCCGCGCCGATCATTCTCATACTCATACACGATCACATCCCAGATCGTCGACGCATTCGCCCCGAACCGCACCGGCACATACAGCCACACCGGGTTCCGTCCCGGGTTCAGCGCCACCACCTGGCTGATCTCCGCAATGTCCCCGTCGCCGTCGCGCTGCTCCCACACCACCAGCGCCGGCTGCAGCGGCTTGTTGCCCGCATACGTCAGCGTCAAATGCACCGGCGTCACCAGCCCCGGCCGCCATTGCCCGCCAAGCCCAAACGCATCCACCCCGATCGTCACCGTCGCGTCCGGCCCCTGCGCCCGCGCCGCGCCCGGCAGCAGCGCCGCCGCCAGCAGCGACATCACGCCAATCAGCATCGCCGCAAGTCGAGTTGCATCAATGCGCGGTCGCATACTCCTCCAGACGCCTCACCCTCAGCAAAGCGTCCTATTCTACGGCCGCCGCCGCGCATAACTCCCAACTCCCCGCACCAACGCCCCGTCCCAGGCCCCATCCCACAGCCCCGGCACTCCGTGCCGGCGACCCTCGCCTCCTCTCCCCTCTCGCCTCTCTACTATCTCGGCACCCCGCCGAGGATCCCCCATGCCCCAAGCCGCCGCCTGCCGCTGGTCCGACCTCCCCGTCGATCACCCCGCGCCGCTCATCGACCGCCGCCGCCTGCTCGGCGAGCACTGCATGATCTCGCACGTCACCCTCCACAAGGGCGTCATCGTGCCCATGCACCACCATCCCAACGAACAATTCGCCGTCGTCGTCTCAGGCCTCATGCGCTTCACCCTGCCCGCCGCCTCCGGCCCCGATCGCATCCTCGACCTCGGCCCCGGCGAGGTCCTCCACCTCCCGCCCAACATCCCGCACCAGGCCCAGGCCCTCGAAACATCCATCGTCCTCGACATCTTCAGCCCCCCAAGCGAACGCACCGGCGTAGATGTCCACGCCAAAGCGTGAAGGCATCAAGGCGACGAGAGATCAAGGCACCAAGGCATGGGTTCGATTCCACATCAACGCCCAGGCATCGCACGCCTGAGACCGTCCTGACGCCTTCCCTCCTGTTCAGCTCCCTGGACCCAGCGCGGCCGAAGGCTCAACCCTCTCAGCGCACCCCCGCCGCACCCGCTCGGCCAACTCCTCCACCCGATACCCCGCCGCCGCCGGCGCGTGCCACACCGGCAGCCCAGCCGCCGCCAACGCCCGATCCACAAACGCATCGCGTTGCCGCCGATCCTCGCGCTCGTGCGACCGGTCGTCCAGTTCAATCACCAACAGCGGCCGCAACCCCTCGGCCGAGCAGATCACGAAATCAACATGCTTGCTCTGAATGCGGTTCTGGTGCGACTGCCGCTTGCTCACGCCCTTGGGCAGCCACACAAGGTCCGCCAGCCGCACCTTGCAGAAGATGCGATGCGCCCTGGCGTCCACGGCCATGCACAGCGCCTCATAAAACGCCCGCTCCCCCTTGCTCAGCAGCCAGTCCTTGCGCCGATACGGCAGCGGCTCCTCGCTCGCACCAACCGCCGCGCGATTGCCGGATTCGCCACCAGCATTGAGCAGCCGCGCCAGAAACCCAAGACACCCTGGCCGCGTCGAAAAATCATCGGCCGCCGAAGCATCCATTTCATCCACCATGCAGATTACCTCTCGACATCGAGCCGCACGCGTCAGCACGCGGTCACTCGTCGCGCACTCCAACCAATCCTACGTTTACCTCGCGCAATGCCGAACCATCCGCAATTCAACTGTCGACAGACAGCTTCTGAACGAAGAGTGGAATCATGGACATTGGCTCTCCATCCATCGACAACTGCACCGTGTATGAACCCTCTTCGTCAAGTCGCAATCGTTCAATCGCAAGGATCAACTGCGACACAGACCACCCTTCCGGCCCAGCCTTCTTGAACTGCGCATTGACTTCGAGTTCGGCGACAGGTTCATGCTCCGAAGGCGGTACTATTGTAAGAACAACTCTGTGAGTTGAATCAGCAGTCTCTTGGTGTCGCATCCTCGCGACGGCGACCATCCGAGGATGCACCGCCGGAAGGGACTTTGTGTAAATCTTATCGAACACTCCTAGCAAATTCAGCCGCCCGTGCGACTCGTTTGCTGCTTCGCACAGGCAGAACATTTCCAGTTTCATGGTCTGGTCTCCGTGGCAGTGTCTCCACTCTCCGACGCCGTTGACGCGACTGTTCCCGTGCTTGTCGTCGGACTCCACTCTTTCAACTTCCTGATAAAACTATCCTCGTTTTCCCAACCAGCCCAACCTCGCGCAGCGAAATACACCGCACATGCCAGAGACACAATTGATGCTACGCACCAAATGAATTGCCAGATACTTGCCGGGAGCAGGGTCGACGGTTCCTTAGGCTCTGCTGCAATTGCCACACCGATACAAGATACGAACATTGTAATGGAGAAGCCTGCAGCCGACATCCGCAGCTTACTGTCGACGTGGCCTCGATAAACCAAGCGCGCACGATCCTCAATCACCTCGATGATTTCATAATCGGTGTTCTTGGATCGTGAGCGTGTCATTTGGCTCTACCATTCATAGGCAGTCTGAGTGCTGCCATTCTACTGCGGCTGGCCCGCCCGAATGCAATCCTCTGTCACCAACTCCGCCCGCCGGTCCTGTGGATACGACGGCGGGGTGCCGGGCGCCACGACCGGCTGGCCGCGTTCGATGCGCCGGGCGACTTCCAGATTCAAATCAAGCAGCTGCTTGAGCAGGTCCTTCTTCGGATCAAATCCGTAGGCGTCCAGCACCGCCGCGTCGAGCGCGGCGTGAGCATCCTTGAGAGGGTTCTTGCCATCAATCTCCAACGTGCGATAGAGGGCCCTCAATCCTCCCGTCATGTTCTTGAGGGCATCGTCGCGAATCTGGCGAATGCGCCGCCCAGCCTCGGAGATAGTGCCGACTCTCGCCGCTGCAGGGCCATCAAAGCCATTGCCCTGCGGCCACGCGAATGTATCAAAAACAGATTCTGGTGTGTATCGATAGTCCGATTTCAGTTTAGAGCACTTAGCAACAAACCACCGCCAATGCGCGTCGGACTGCAGAACGCCAAACGAATAGTCATCGTCGAGCGTGAAGCACGACAACGCATCTCCCGGACGAAGTTCAGAATCCAGAAAGGCGAATATCGGGCGCTTAGTAACTCTGGAACAAACGAGATAGCGACGCAGTCCGGAGATCTTTGCAATGAGTTCCGGACGCGATCGAAAATGCTGCCACCACGTCCGGAGCCAGTTCTGATCCTGACCGATGTCCCTTCCGGTTCGCTTTCGCTCAAGTTCTGCTTTGCGCCTCACAATCGGCAGGACATCTTGCTTCAAGTGCGCAAACACGTCAGCGAACGCACTTGCTTCCAGAATGTCTCGTCGCTGAAAATCAATCACCCATCGATTGTCCAACGCTCCACCAAGGAATTCTCTTCCCACAACAAAAGGGTGTACGACCTCTCGATTAGCCGCATTTGCCGCGAGTAGTTTCGCAGCCTCTTGCCCAGACAACATGAACCCGGCGTGTCGTGGGTACTGGCCCGTGTAGCAGAAGCCCTCATTCACGGAGAGCGTGTGTGCGGCCCCAAGTGGAACTTGATCTGAAAGTGCAGAGTTGAGAAACGTCGCTTCTCGGAACGTCAATTCAAAAGACTTGTCCTTCCGGGGACTTCCACGCTTGCCCGCGACGGTCGTCGAACGCCTTCGTTTCCCTGCCGGCGCCGGAAACAGCGGCATCGCCGCATCAATCCGGTACCACAGCTTCTTCCGCTCAGGAATCAGAAGGCGCTTCGTGTCAAATGCCCCCGTCTCATACTCCGCACCGGCGATCTTCGTCGGCGGCGGCTCGTGCTTCACCCAGTTCACAATCGACACGTGCACGTTCGCCTCGCCCGACCACGGCTGATTGTCCACGGCCTCCACGATCGTTCCAGACTTGACGACCTGATCCAAGCCGCCCTCGCGCGACTTGTTGTTGCGGATGTTCTGTGTCCCGACCAGGCCCGCTCGGCCGCGCAGCGGATCGGCCGGAGTGCACATCGGCAGATGCTCCTGAGCCCGCGCGATCCAGTACACGCAGTAGTCCGCCATGCCCGGCACCTTCGGGTACGCCTTGCGAACCGCGTTCACGTAGTCCGCGCCGCGCTCCGGCTTGAGACGCTTGGCCCCGAGAAACGGCGGATTGCCGATGATCACATCCGCCTTCGGCCACGGCGTGCGCTCCCGCTTCTTCTTTGGATCGAAGTCCGCCGGCGTCGAGCCGTCAATCGGCCAGTCGATCAGCGCATCAACGCAGCGGATGTTCTCATCGAGGTTGTCCAGCGGCAGCGCCGGCTCATCAACGTGCAGCTCATCGATTGCCAGTTTGTGCCCCAGCGTCATCGTCACCTTCGCCAGCTCGACCGCGAAAGGAACAATGTCCATCCCGAAGAACTGCTTGGACGTGACGAAGCCGAACACGGGTTGAGCCCGGTCCCTGGCGGTTGAGACCTCGGCGATCCGCTCGACGAGTTCCGCTTCGATGCGCTTGAATTCGCGATACGCGATATACAGAAAGTTCCCCGAGCCGCAGGCCGGATCGAGCACGCGGAACGAGTAGAGCCGCTGCCGCAGAGCCATCAGTTGCTCGATCTTCCGCGCCTCGGCGATCGCCGTTCTCCACGGGTCGACAATCGTCGGCTTGACGATCTTCATGATGTCCGTCGGCGTCGTGTAGTGCCCGCCGTACTTGTGCCGCTCGGCATCGTTCATCGAATGCTGGAAGATCGTGCCGAAGATGTCCGGCGAGATGTGCGCCCAGTTGTACTCCGACGCCCGCTTCAAACGGCTTACTTCGTCGCCGCCCAGTTCCACGGGCGCCGGCGTGGCGAAGATGCCCCCGTTGAAGTACGGCACACCTTTGTACCGACCGCCGCTCACGCCACCGGGCGTATTCATCGCCCGGAACATGCCGTCCAGCAGGTCGAACGCCTTCGGCGGATCGATGCACTCATCCAGCAGTTGCGTGAAGAAGTACTTGGGCAACAGGTCGATGTCTTCGGAGAAGAGCGCGATCAGCGTCTGCAGAATGAACCGCTGCGCCGTCGTCGGCCCGACATCCTGCCGCTTGGCCAGCACGTTGTAGACCGCCGCCAGCAGATCGGCCGCCGCCTTGGTAACCTCAAGACGATCGACGCGGAACGTCGGCTTCTCATTCGTCGGGAACAGAAACGCCAGCGGGCCGAACCGCTGCGGCAGTTCCTCAAGCGTCAGCGTATCGAGCGGATCTTCGAGCGACTCGTTGAAGTCGTAGATATGAAACTCGTCGAAGTTGCACAGCACCGTGTACGCCGGGCGATTCGGCACGCTGTGAATCCAGTAGTCGAACGCCTGGCGGAAGTGTCGGCGCAGATCGGTGCCGCGCTTCTTCATCTCGATGAGCACGACCGGCTTCCAGACGTAGTCAGCAAACGTCACGCCGGAGTGGTCGTCAGTCTTCTGGCGAATGCGGAACTCCGGCGTGCCGCCGACTTCAAGCAGACCACGCTGACCGAATGCTCTGAGCAGATGATCGAGATATATTTGCGCCTCGCCCTTTTCATCGCCGGTGATGTGCTGTTGCGTCCACTCGACGAACTCAGACAGGCGTTGCTGGCGGGCAGGATCCATCGGATACCAGCGTAACCGCGACCGTTGTTCGGTCAAGGTCAGGGGTCTCGACATCCGACTCGTTACTTCCGCCCGCTCCACCTTGCGTCTTCTGCGCCTCTTCGCCGCAGACTCTCTTCGTGCTCGCTCTCAACCTCCAACCCTTCGTAGTGAAAGACCTCTCTGCGAACTCCGCGGCTCCGCGTGAGATGCCTTTCCCCCGGCTGCCGGGCGCTTCCCCTGGCGTCAAGTGCCTGGGGCCTCGCCGCCAATCCCTCTCCTCCCCTCAGCAACCCCCGTGCCGTCGGCCGGTCCGGCCGTCGCGCGCTGGTGCGCAATCTTGCCAGGACTCCTCGATGCTTCGTGTCCTCCGTGGCTCCGTGGTGAGTCGAGATCGCCGTCGCGCGCCGGCGCACCACCTCAGGTGCGCTTTGTGCGCGGAGCCTCTGAAAACGCAGAAAAACGGATTAAAACTTCCAGCCATCCCCCTCAGAAAAATCAAAATCGACCAAAATCGTTCAAACGCCGCGCTCATTTGGCGCTCTGGGTAAAGGCGCGCATCGTCGCGCCGCACGCCCATGCTCACTTTTGCACCTCCGTGCGCCCCCGCGAGCGCACCTGTGCGCTCTTCACGCGCACCCCCGTGCGCGGCACGCCATTTGCCCGGCAGACTTACCACAGAGTTCGCAAAGCGCGCCCAGAGCAGCAGAGCGGCCAGGCGCCCCTCATGTTAAGAGTAGACAAAGCCGCCCTCACCCCGCCCTCTCCCAGGGGAAGAGGAGTTGAGAGCAAACAAACAGCGCAAGCAAAAGCCGCCGGCTCCCGCCGGCGGCTCTTGCATATTAACTCGATGCCTCGATGCCTTCTAACTCTAATGCCTGGTGCCCAATGCCTGGTGCCTCTCTTACGGCAGAATCTCCCTCAACTCCACGTTCGACTTCACCGACTCGCCGTTGGTGCGAGGCGCGACCGCCTGGAACGCCGTCTTCTCGAGCGGTGCATCGACGGGGATGTTGCCAAGCAGCGTCGCCACGCCGTTGCCGTCGGCGCGAACGTTGGCGAAGATCGCGCCCGGCGTGAGGATCTCCACGTCCAGGCCCAGCGCCGGCAGGTGCGTCGGCCCGATGCCGATGATGCGATCGTTGAGGCCTGCTTCGCTGTACGCGAAGTAGACGCGTTCGCCCGGCCGCAGGCCGGTGACGCGCCAGGTGGTCCGCTGGCCGCGATGCATTTCGGTCATGGTCATGGCCAGGCCCGCGGGCTCGGCGCCGCTGGGCACGCCGGGTGTCACGCAGCCCATGGTGAGGCTGCTGATGTCGCCGGGCTTGTGCAGGCCGAGCAGGGCGCTGCCGGCCTTGGGCGCTGCGTCGGCGTCGAAGGTGAACGTGTACACCGTGCCGTAGCGCAGCGTGTTGGCGAACTCGTTGGTGTTGAAGTCATCGCAGTTCCACGTGACGGCGTCGGGGCCGACGCTGCCGCTCCACGCCTCGTTGCCGTGCGGCTCGCCATCGGACTGCGGCGCGTGGAAGGTGAGGTTGCTCACGTTGACGCCGGCGGGCAGCGAGACGCTGAAGGAGTTGATGCCCTGCCAGAGCGTGTGGTTGTAGACGCAGTACTCGTAGCGGTAGGTGTTGCCGCCCAGCGGCACGACGCGCGTGGCGATGATGCCGTCGCCGTGCGTGCGGTCGTTGACGAAGTGGTGGTAGTCGCCCCAGTTCATGATGAACATGCCGCGCACCATGTTCTCGGGATGCGAGAACGACCAGGTGTTGCTGGAGCGGCTGACGGTGGCGCGGCGATAGCTGACGTTGTTGAGGTTGTTGTCTTCGTCGGCGATGACGTAGTAGGACTCGTAGTAGAACTGCGCGCCCGAGACGTCGAGGTCGGCGTCATCGACCTGGAGCATGTGGTCGATGGGGCTCAGGCCGCTGGTGTGCGGCGACTCGCGGCAGTCGGGCTGCGAGCCGTCGGCGATGTCGAAGTACGAGCCGCACGGATCCCAGAAGCCGGTGAGCGGCTCGACCTCGTGCCGCGGCCCGAGCCAGGTGCGGTCGGAGTTGTTGCCCGACCCGTAGGTATCCTGGCAGCCGAGGTTGAGGTGATCATCGCCGAGGTTGGCCTGGCAGTTGCCGCAGCCGGACGCGTCGGCGGCGAAGAAGCCGTGCTTGAGCCACGATGTGCCGATCTGCTCGAGCGTGCCGGCGGAGTTAACACGATAGAGATTCTGCGCAATGAACGGGTGGCGCGGATCCATCTGCCGGAACCACGGCACCTCGATATTGCCGATGTTACATGAGGTGGTCGCGCCCGCGAGCCCCAGCCGGCCGCTGGGATATGACCCGATGCGGCCGCGCTGGCTGAGGCTGGTCAGCCCGGATACCTCGACGTCGAGGTACTGGCCCTGCAGCGTGGCATCGCCGCCAAGCGCATCAGCCCAGGCGGGCACGGCGTCGGCATCGGGCGAGATGGCCGACACCGGCTGGACGCGGGCGCTGGCCGGGATGGTGGTGGCGGGTTGGACGCGCAGCTGGGTTGCGGCTGCGGTAAGTGCTCCGCCAGTAAGGACTAATGCGATCATCCGGTGGTTCATGGACACATCCCTCTTGTCTTTCTCTCAGCAGCCAGTGCCAAAAAAGTGGAAAACGCGAACCCACGGGCCGGCGCGGACCGGCCGCTCTCCCCCGAGTAGTATGGGGTCAGAATACCACATTAATCGCGACCGGGGTACGAATAATCCTGATTTTTCAGAGGTTCGCGCGGTTCGTACGCATCGCGGCACGAGCCGGGGCGGGCGGCGGGGTGTCTGCAGCCGCTCACAACAGCCAAAAACAACGCGGAAGCCCGCGTGGGCCTCCGCGCCAGATGATTGAATTGCAAATGCCGAAATCGCTCGGGATTATCGGCGAAAGGCGCTGCGGGCTTACTTCTTGCCCTTGGCGGCCGGGGCGGCGGCTGGTGCGGCCGCAGCGGGGGCGGCAGCGCCGGCTTCGCCCTCGGCGCCCTCCTCGGCCTTCTTGACCTTGACCTTCTTGCGGACGGCCAGGCGCGGCGAGAGGGTCTTGGGCAGGCCCAGCGGCGAGCCGTCGGGCCCGAAGTTGCCTTCGCTCTTCATCTTGGT from Phycisphaerales bacterium encodes:
- a CDS encoding ABC transporter ATP-binding protein — translated: MIETVNLTKKYGELTALNNLNLVIEPGDCFGFIGPNGAGKTTTIKILATLLKPTWGEARIDGKVIGYQNREIRPVMGYVPDFMGAYDDMVVEEYLEFFAAAYNIHGQHRKDVVRDVLDLTDLAYKADAEVNGLSRGMQQRLSIARVLLHDPKVLLMDEPASGLDPRARIEIRELLKELRKMGKTILISSHILHELAELCNTVGIIERGELIYQGTVREIMQKARMGHVVHVAVEDRAPAAAEYLQTVKGVEKVTPRQLDGTMILDVALTPGGGLPVSDIPSRLIAQGFRISMFQEEQVNLETAFMRLTQGLVQ
- a CDS encoding class I SAM-dependent DNA methyltransferase; the encoded protein is MDPARQQRLSEFVEWTQQHITGDEKGEAQIYLDHLLRAFGQRGLLEVGGTPEFRIRQKTDDHSGVTFADYVWKPVVLIEMKKRGTDLRRHFRQAFDYWIHSVPNRPAYTVLCNFDEFHIYDFNESLEDPLDTLTLEELPQRFGPLAFLFPTNEKPTFRVDRLEVTKAAADLLAAVYNVLAKRQDVGPTTAQRFILQTLIALFSEDIDLLPKYFFTQLLDECIDPPKAFDLLDGMFRAMNTPGGVSGGRYKGVPYFNGGIFATPAPVELGGDEVSRLKRASEYNWAHISPDIFGTIFQHSMNDAERHKYGGHYTTPTDIMKIVKPTIVDPWRTAIAEARKIEQLMALRQRLYSFRVLDPACGSGNFLYIAYREFKRIEAELVERIAEVSTARDRAQPVFGFVTSKQFFGMDIVPFAVELAKVTMTLGHKLAIDELHVDEPALPLDNLDENIRCVDALIDWPIDGSTPADFDPKKKRERTPWPKADVIIGNPPFLGAKRLKPERGADYVNAVRKAYPKVPGMADYCVYWIARAQEHLPMCTPADPLRGRAGLVGTQNIRNNKSREGGLDQVVKSGTIVEAVDNQPWSGEANVHVSIVNWVKHEPPPTKIAGAEYETGAFDTKRLLIPERKKLWYRIDAAMPLFPAPAGKRRRSTTVAGKRGSPRKDKSFELTFREATFLNSALSDQVPLGAAHTLSVNEGFCYTGQYPRHAGFMLSGQEAAKLLAANAANREVVHPFVVGREFLGGALDNRWVIDFQRRDILEASAFADVFAHLKQDVLPIVRRKAELERKRTGRDIGQDQNWLRTWWQHFRSRPELIAKISGLRRYLVCSRVTKRPIFAFLDSELRPGDALSCFTLDDDYSFGVLQSDAHWRWFVAKCSKLKSDYRYTPESVFDTFAWPQGNGFDGPAAARVGTISEAGRRIRQIRDDALKNMTGGLRALYRTLEIDGKNPLKDAHAALDAAVLDAYGFDPKKDLLKQLLDLNLEVARRIERGQPVVAPGTPPSYPQDRRAELVTEDCIRAGQPQ
- a CDS encoding cupin domain-containing protein is translated as MPQAAACRWSDLPVDHPAPLIDRRRLLGEHCMISHVTLHKGVIVPMHHHPNEQFAVVVSGLMRFTLPAASGPDRILDLGPGEVLHLPPNIPHQAQALETSIVLDIFSPPSERTGVDVHAKA
- a CDS encoding DUF2726 domain-containing protein, whose translation is MVDEMDASAADDFSTRPGCLGFLARLLNAGGESGNRAAVGASEEPLPYRRKDWLLSKGERAFYEALCMAVDARAHRIFCKVRLADLVWLPKGVSKRQSHQNRIQSKHVDFVICSAEGLRPLLVIELDDRSHEREDRRQRDAFVDRALAAAGLPVWHAPAAAGYRVEELAERVRRGCAERVEPSAALGPGS
- a CDS encoding small basic protein; its protein translation is MSLDRSLKSGSSLAQHRSVLTRAERITKMKSEGNFGPDGSPLGLPKTLSPRLAVRKKVKVKKAEEGAEGEAGAAAPAAAAPAAAPAAKGKK